AAGACCGTGTGCGGCACGCTGCACCGGACGAGAGCGGCCCACAACCCCTGAACGGCACGTAGGTTGCCGTGAATGTCGCCAACGAAGGCGAGCTCGCTACTCATAACAAGATCTTCTCCACTTCGGCGTAGTCCGTACCCTGTCCCGTGATGCCCAACGCTAGGAAGGCCATCGACAGCAAGTCACCTGGCCGCCCCCATTCATTGACGATAGTGGCCTCGAGTGAACCACTCTCGCTCGATGGGAACTCACCAATGATCAGCCGCAGTCGATCCAGACACTCATTCAAGTCCTCAAGAGACGCGGGCCCCGGGTGTCGCGATGACAAGAGGGAGGTGAGTTTCGGGTCGCTGTACCGGCGGGCGAGCTCCCGTACCGAGAAGCACGGGTTGCCGGCGGCGATAGCTTGAGCATAAAGGCAGCTGCGCAGCAGGTACCGAGCCTCTCGTAGTAACCCTGGAAGGTACTTCGGTAGGTCGTACTTCGGTGTCACAAAGAGCTCGGACATCTGCCATGCGCGGCGAAGTAAGCGGGCGGTGTCGACCTCGCCCAACGTCTCGACGGCAGCGGCTAGCAGGCCGTCGGGATCCCAGACGATCTTAGAGTCACGTTTGAGATGAGCGCCGAACAGGGTGCCGATGCCGGTCGTTAGTTGCTCGCTTGTGTAATAGCTGACGTTCACGTCGCCGGCGTAAGTGCTCGGCATGGGCGTTCCTACGAGTGCCAGAAGAT
This window of the Nakamurella panacisegetis genome carries:
- a CDS encoding nucleotidyltransferase domain-containing protein, producing MTQETLAEGLLRLGVPAGILVDFPDLPADVRGLLVYGSQARGDAVAGSDLDLLALVGTPMPSTYAGDVNVSYYTSEQLTTGIGTLFGAHLKRDSKIVWDPDGLLAAAVETLGEVDTARLLRRAWQMSELFVTPKYDLPKYLPGLLREARYLLRSCLYAQAIAAGNPCFSVRELARRYSDPKLTSLLSSRHPGPASLEDLNECLDRLRLIIGEFPSSESGSLEATIVNEWGRPGDLLSMAFLALGITGQGTDYAEVEKILL